A single genomic interval of Acidobacteriota bacterium harbors:
- a CDS encoding 5-(carboxyamino)imidazole ribonucleotide synthase: MKDFYRGFKLGILGGGQLGKMLIRSAMDFNIACTVMDPDPKAPCSRFANEFQAGDLTDFDQVVEFGRQADLLTIEIENVNCDALEALEKEGRLVRPQSSVLRLIQDKGLQKQFFEEHGIPTSEFELVEGRHDLSRHAGLLPAFLKLRRAGYDGRGVQRLSNAGDFVQAFQAPSVLEREVDFQKEISVIVARNPSGDVRAFPVVELEFHPEEHLVEFLFSPAELDDETAREASRIACTVAEKLGIEGLLAVEMFLDRQGRVLVNELAPRKHNSGHHTIEANLTSQFEQHLRAIFDLPLGSTHALAPAVMVNLLGAPGYDGETRYRGMQEVLQVEGLHLHLYGKFYTRPYRKMGHITIVDPQLSRAKEKARYVKRTLKVVAGG; encoded by the coding sequence ATGAAAGACTTCTACCGGGGTTTCAAGTTGGGGATTCTGGGCGGGGGACAACTGGGCAAGATGCTCATCCGGTCGGCCATGGACTTCAATATCGCCTGCACCGTCATGGACCCCGACCCCAAGGCTCCTTGCAGCCGCTTCGCCAACGAGTTCCAGGCCGGCGACCTGACCGACTTCGACCAGGTCGTCGAGTTCGGACGCCAGGCCGACCTGCTCACCATCGAGATCGAGAACGTCAACTGCGACGCGCTGGAGGCGCTGGAGAAAGAAGGACGGCTGGTGCGTCCGCAGTCGTCGGTCTTGCGCCTGATTCAGGACAAGGGCCTGCAAAAGCAGTTTTTTGAGGAGCACGGCATTCCCACCTCGGAGTTCGAGTTGGTGGAGGGACGCCACGACTTGTCCCGTCACGCCGGGCTGCTTCCCGCATTTCTCAAGCTGCGCCGGGCCGGTTACGACGGGCGCGGCGTGCAGCGTCTCAGCAACGCCGGAGACTTCGTCCAAGCTTTCCAGGCTCCCTCGGTGCTGGAACGGGAGGTCGACTTCCAAAAAGAGATTTCAGTCATCGTGGCCCGCAACCCCTCGGGAGATGTGCGTGCTTTTCCGGTGGTGGAGCTTGAATTCCATCCCGAGGAGCATTTGGTCGAGTTCCTCTTCTCGCCGGCCGAACTCGATGACGAGACGGCCCGCGAGGCCTCCCGCATCGCCTGCACCGTGGCCGAGAAGCTCGGGATCGAGGGACTTCTGGCGGTGGAGATGTTTCTCGACCGCCAGGGCAGGGTGCTGGTCAACGAACTGGCTCCCCGCAAGCACAACAGCGGACACCACACCATCGAAGCCAACCTCACTTCGCAGTTCGAACAGCACCTTCGCGCCATCTTCGACCTCCCGCTGGGCAGCACTCACGCCCTGGCACCGGCCGTCATGGTCAACCTGCTGGGCGCCCCCGGATACGACGGCGAGACGCGCTACCGGGGCATGCAGGAGGTGCTGCAGGTCGAGGGCTTGCACCTGCACCTTTACGGCAAGTTCTACACCCGCCCCTACCGCAAAATGGGCCACATCACCATCGTCGACCCTCAACTCTCCCGCGCCAAGGAAAAAGCCCGCTACGTCAAGCGAACTCTGAAGGTCGTGGCAGGAGGATAG
- the purE gene encoding 5-(carboxyamino)imidazole ribonucleotide mutase: protein MGSQSDLRVMKAAAETLAEFDVPYELTIVSAHRTPERLMQYGGTARERGLKALIAGAGGAAHLPGMLAAVTTLPVIGVPVKSSNSIDGWDSVLSILQMPSGVPVATVALDASKNAALLALQILSTGDDSLAAKLDAYKSSLKEKVDEMISSTRNAGFPNSFDE from the coding sequence ATGGGCAGCCAGTCCGACCTGCGGGTCATGAAGGCGGCGGCCGAGACCCTGGCGGAATTCGATGTGCCGTACGAGTTGACCATCGTCTCGGCCCACCGCACTCCCGAACGCCTCATGCAATACGGAGGCACGGCTCGCGAGCGCGGGCTCAAGGCCCTCATCGCGGGGGCGGGAGGCGCAGCCCACCTTCCTGGAATGCTGGCCGCCGTCACCACCCTCCCCGTCATCGGCGTCCCCGTCAAGTCTTCCAACTCCATCGATGGATGGGACTCAGTCCTCAGCATCTTGCAGATGCCTTCCGGCGTCCCGGTGGCCACCGTGGCCCTCGACGCTTCCAAGAACGCTGCCCTGCTGGCCCTGCAGATCCTCTCCACCGGCGACGACTCTTTGGCCGCCAAGTTGGATGCCTACAAGTCCTCTCTCAAAGAGAAGGTCGACGAAATGATCTCCTCCACCCGCAACGCGGGCTTCCCCAATTCGTTCGACGAGTAA
- a CDS encoding nitronate monooxygenase, whose protein sequence is MSKWTETALTKRLGIPYPIIQGPMGGGFSTPLLVSSVSNAGGLGSLGVFHLSPEDILRAADEIRQSTSRPFGLNLWVSNHDEAAKDYPLHRLEEGMDWMEPYYRELGLQRPAQPPSLTYQDFEAQAAAVIEARPAVFSFVFGIPSESILERCRRQGILTVGAATTLDEAEALQEAGVDMIVASGLEAGGHRPSFMAEAEDSLVGTLPLLRQIVSKVGLPVIAAGGIADGAGAAAALTGGAAAVQLGTAFLACEESGAPPLHRRMLFSPEARHTLLTRVFSGRLARSIRNRLYEEWTETSAPIAPYPLQGRLAGTLRQAAIEQGRSDLISLWSGQAAPLLRHRQAAELMGSLVAEVESALAGKRSSQ, encoded by the coding sequence ATGAGCAAATGGACTGAGACGGCCTTGACCAAGAGGCTGGGCATCCCCTATCCGATCATACAGGGACCCATGGGCGGCGGATTCTCCACTCCATTGCTGGTCTCGAGCGTATCCAATGCAGGCGGTCTGGGATCGTTGGGGGTCTTTCATCTCTCCCCCGAGGACATCCTCAGGGCCGCTGACGAAATCCGCCAAAGCACCTCCCGGCCCTTCGGACTCAACCTGTGGGTCTCCAACCACGACGAGGCCGCCAAGGACTATCCCCTTCACCGTCTGGAGGAGGGGATGGATTGGATGGAGCCCTACTACCGCGAACTGGGCCTGCAGAGGCCGGCCCAGCCGCCCTCCCTCACCTATCAGGACTTCGAAGCACAGGCGGCGGCCGTCATCGAGGCCCGTCCGGCCGTCTTCAGCTTCGTCTTCGGGATTCCCTCCGAGAGCATTCTGGAGCGGTGCCGGCGCCAGGGTATCCTGACGGTTGGGGCCGCCACCACGCTGGATGAGGCCGAGGCGCTGCAAGAAGCCGGGGTCGACATGATCGTGGCCTCGGGCCTGGAGGCGGGCGGTCACCGACCCTCCTTCATGGCCGAGGCCGAGGACTCGCTGGTCGGCACCTTGCCGCTGCTGCGCCAGATCGTCTCCAAAGTCGGCCTGCCGGTCATCGCAGCCGGCGGAATCGCCGACGGGGCGGGCGCAGCGGCGGCACTGACTGGTGGAGCCGCCGCCGTTCAACTGGGTACGGCCTTCCTGGCCTGTGAGGAATCGGGCGCCCCTCCCCTGCACCGGCGCATGCTCTTCAGTCCTGAGGCGCGGCACACGCTTCTAACGCGCGTCTTCAGCGGCCGGCTGGCCCGCAGCATCCGCAACCGCTTGTATGAGGAGTGGACCGAGACCTCTGCCCCCATTGCCCCCTATCCGCTGCAGGGCCGGCTGGCCGGCACCCTGCGCCAGGCCGCCATCGAGCAGGGCCGCAGCGACCTCATCTCCCTCTGGTCCGGCCAAGCCGCCCCCCTCCTCCGCCACCGGCAAGCCGCCGAACTGATGGGCTCTCTGGTCGCAGAGGTCGAAAGCGCCCTGGCGGGCAAAAGGTCGAGTCAATAG
- a CDS encoding RidA family protein: MRQLGFKLPPPPSPLGSYSGAVQAGELLFLSGMLPLIEGKPAITGKVGQDVTTEQGRGAALIAALNALATANHHLGEPTLLRSVVRVGVTVASAPDFTQHPAVADGASRLFADIFGSEPGHTRLAVGVENLPLGAPVLLEVIFGIGEGEAGY, encoded by the coding sequence TTGAGGCAACTCGGTTTCAAGTTGCCCCCGCCGCCCTCTCCCTTGGGCAGCTATAGTGGCGCCGTGCAGGCGGGAGAACTGCTCTTCCTGAGCGGAATGCTCCCCCTTATCGAGGGCAAACCCGCGATCACCGGAAAGGTCGGCCAGGATGTGACAACCGAGCAGGGGCGTGGGGCGGCGTTGATCGCTGCCCTCAACGCTCTGGCCACTGCCAACCATCACCTGGGAGAGCCCACTCTCCTCAGGTCGGTGGTGCGTGTGGGAGTCACCGTGGCCTCTGCGCCGGACTTCACCCAGCACCCGGCTGTCGCCGATGGGGCTTCCAGGCTCTTTGCCGATATTTTCGGCAGCGAGCCGGGGCATACCCGCCTGGCGGTCGGCGTTGAAAACCTGCCCTTGGGGGCGCCCGTGCTGCTGGAAGTCATTTTTGGCATCGGCGAAGGAGAAGCCGGCTACTGA